One genomic window of Candidatus Kuenenia stuttgartiensis includes the following:
- a CDS encoding group II intron maturase-specific domain-containing protein, with amino-acid sequence MRDITRRTQGVNLQAIVDTLNPVIRGHVNYFRLGNVQKVYRSLDCWVRMRLRCFKFSRKWRTDNKRFPVHRFFKMGLLSFEREFLKACAKA; translated from the coding sequence ATCAGAGACATCACCAGACGTACACAGGGCGTCAATCTGCAAGCCATCGTTGATACATTAAACCCCGTAATTCGTGGGCATGTCAACTATTTTCGGCTGGGCAATGTACAAAAGGTATATCGCTCATTAGACTGTTGGGTACGCATGAGACTGAGATGTTTCAAGTTCTCAAGAAAATGGAGAACAGACAACAAGCGTTTCCCTGTTCACCGATTCTTTAAAATGGGGTTACTCTCATTCGAAAGAGAATTTCTTAAGGCGTGTGCTAAAGCATGA
- a CDS encoding IS1634 family transposase — translation MAYLLIQILYNPINTDLTKYFINDSVVKEYWDYIMHLTYSDSKYKGKTYKSYSIAESYRDGKKVRKRILWPIGKLSDIQAEQIKLICKTVENTDQLQTQLKDVAVLESRAYLDIAVVNELWNQWQLDQAFDYDVTAGALPTNMIAKILTINRCTDPCSHYSIPHWAKKSALEDILKIDLSGLNDDKIYYELDKIHKNKISIENHLFNQTFWKRPESYKFINYDLTTSYFVGYNCDLSAFGKGKIECHGRRQVLLGVLINSEGYPFKWDVFPGNTAEVKTLKQNINACKTRFKLTDKNVTLVFDRGIISEDNANLIEEAKLKYISALDRNQIPSCGVSLKSLNGLSIEDKDASDIPIPQGFLNYDDELYYHDNGVIGNKRFITGFNPTLFIEDRNNRDEKITFFKDYLKEENKNLKNAQRDRQYDATKSRIVDELKRLKIHKYFEDPVLTSITVTHRLKNGQVKSVKSFKIEIKLLTDVIAADRLLDGVCVFITNHTEREDGGAFKAKPQSIVRAYRDKTKIEDVFKNVKSFLKIRPFFVNTEAHVKAVYTICILAYFINRYLSNQRKAIGEKDFLNSKELYAPFKDIDIATLEAKNTGETLKKAVKLPAVTQMLLEKLGMSNVVFGQ, via the coding sequence ATGGCCTATTTATTAATACAAATCCTTTATAACCCTATAAATACTGACTTGACAAAATATTTTATTAATGATAGTGTAGTCAAAGAATATTGGGACTACATTATGCACCTTACTTATAGCGATTCTAAATACAAAGGGAAAACCTATAAATCTTACTCTATTGCCGAATCCTACAGGGATGGCAAAAAGGTCAGAAAAAGAATACTTTGGCCCATCGGGAAACTTTCCGATATTCAAGCCGAGCAAATCAAACTGATATGTAAAACAGTTGAAAACACAGATCAATTGCAGACTCAGCTCAAAGACGTTGCAGTCCTGGAAAGCAGGGCATATCTCGATATAGCCGTTGTTAATGAGTTGTGGAACCAGTGGCAGCTTGATCAGGCTTTTGACTACGATGTCACTGCAGGCGCCCTTCCTACCAATATGATTGCAAAGATACTGACTATTAACAGGTGCACCGATCCGTGTTCTCATTATTCCATTCCTCATTGGGCGAAAAAGAGCGCGCTGGAGGACATTCTTAAAATTGATCTTTCAGGCCTAAATGACGATAAAATCTATTATGAATTAGATAAAATACACAAAAACAAAATATCTATAGAGAACCACCTTTTTAACCAAACCTTCTGGAAACGTCCGGAATCCTATAAATTTATCAACTACGACCTAACTACTTCCTACTTTGTGGGATATAACTGTGATCTATCGGCATTTGGCAAGGGCAAAATAGAGTGTCATGGCAGGCGGCAGGTCTTACTGGGTGTTCTTATCAACTCTGAGGGATATCCTTTCAAATGGGATGTATTCCCCGGGAACACCGCTGAGGTAAAAACCCTCAAACAGAATATCAATGCCTGTAAAACCAGATTCAAATTGACTGATAAAAACGTCACCCTTGTATTTGACAGAGGCATAATCTCTGAGGACAATGCCAATTTGATAGAAGAAGCCAAACTCAAATACATCTCGGCATTGGATAGAAATCAGATACCCTCTTGCGGTGTCAGTTTAAAGTCTCTTAATGGGTTATCCATAGAAGATAAGGACGCCTCCGATATACCTATCCCGCAAGGGTTTTTAAACTATGATGATGAATTATACTACCATGACAATGGCGTCATAGGAAACAAGCGTTTTATTACCGGTTTTAATCCCACTTTATTTATAGAAGACCGCAATAATAGAGACGAGAAAATAACCTTTTTTAAGGATTATCTCAAAGAAGAGAATAAAAACCTTAAAAATGCCCAAAGAGACCGGCAATATGACGCAACAAAGAGCCGCATTGTAGATGAGCTGAAAAGGTTAAAGATTCATAAATATTTCGAAGACCCTGTTCTGACGTCCATCACCGTTACCCATAGACTGAAAAACGGGCAGGTCAAATCCGTCAAAAGTTTCAAAATAGAAATCAAGCTGTTAACTGATGTTATAGCCGCAGATAGATTGTTGGATGGCGTATGTGTTTTTATCACTAACCATACAGAACGGGAAGATGGAGGTGCGTTTAAAGCAAAACCCCAATCTATAGTTAGAGCCTATCGGGACAAGACAAAAATAGAAGATGTCTTTAAAAATGTAAAATCGTTCTTAAAAATCAGGCCCTTCTTTGTCAATACCGAGGCACATGTTAAAGCCGTCTATACTATCTGCATCCTGGCATATTTTATAAACCGTTATCTATCAAACCAACGAAAGGCAATAGGAGAAAAAGATTTTTTAAACTCAAAGGAACTCTATGCGCCGTTCAAAGATATAGATATCGCCACTCTTGAGGCTAAAAATACCGGTGAAACCTTAAAGAAAGCCGTGAAACTTCCCGCCGTCACACAAATGCTATTGGAAAAACTTGGAATGTCCAATGTTGTTTTCGGCCAGTAA
- the leuS gene encoding leucine--tRNA ligase translates to MAQREYNFTGIETKWQGYWEGCGLFYTDDTKKKDKFYCLVMFPYPSGTLHVGHGRNYIIGDVVARYKMMKGYNVLSPIGWDAFGLPAENAAIKGGTHPAAWTHKNIKAMKHQLHRWGVGYDWDREITSCNPDYYKWTQWIFLKLYENDLAYKKKAAVNWCPSCSTVLANEQVVDGCCERCDSPVRQRDLVQWFFRISDYAQKLLDDLSLLEGWPERVKTMQANWIGRSEGVRIDFRLEGSGEILPCFTTRSDTLYGVTFVSLAPEHPVIEQLVIGSQREGEVMAFVERARNQGMVERTAEDAVKEGIFTGMYVINPVNNTKVPLWVGNYVLMEYGTGAVMGVPAHDQRDFLFAKKYHLPVKAVIQPEGESFDAEAMKEAFTCEGVLVNSEAFNGMPNTRAMVAIAEHLETKGLGKRTVTYRLRDWLISRQRYWGTPIPIIYCETCGTVPVPESQLPVLLPEEIEFLPQGMNPLAKIDLFVNTTCPKCAAPAKREVDTMDTFVDSSWYFLRYLSPKDNNQPFDKKKVNVWLPVDQYIGGVEHAILHLLYSRFITKALYDLDFIGCKEPFHHLFTQGMIIKNGAKMSKSKGNVVSPDVLIEKYGADTQRLYTLFIGPPQKDAEWNDRGVPGAHRFLNRLWQKVIEFEESYAKVGRTQIDMQKLPPKAKAIYRQTNQTIKKITDDLDTSWHFNTAIASIMELLNNIDSFKVVAPRNTEEELEFRVFRYSMETILLLMAPFVPHICEELWEAMGHKPSIFNNKWPEYDKDAIQEEEVEIVIQVNSKVRSHISVPVDISDENLKERVMIDESVILCMKGKTEVKTIIIPKKLVNIVVK, encoded by the coding sequence ATGGCGCAAAGGGAGTACAATTTTACCGGTATTGAAACGAAGTGGCAGGGATACTGGGAAGGCTGCGGCTTATTTTATACGGATGATACAAAGAAAAAGGACAAGTTCTATTGCCTGGTAATGTTTCCGTATCCATCCGGCACATTGCATGTAGGACACGGCAGGAATTATATTATCGGAGACGTTGTCGCCCGGTACAAAATGATGAAGGGATACAATGTGCTTTCTCCCATCGGATGGGATGCTTTCGGGCTGCCTGCTGAAAATGCCGCTATCAAAGGAGGTACGCATCCTGCCGCATGGACGCACAAAAATATAAAAGCCATGAAGCACCAGCTTCACCGATGGGGAGTCGGATATGATTGGGACAGGGAAATTACGTCCTGCAATCCTGATTATTATAAATGGACGCAATGGATTTTTCTGAAACTGTATGAGAATGACCTTGCATATAAAAAGAAGGCGGCGGTGAATTGGTGTCCCTCGTGCAGTACGGTATTGGCCAACGAGCAGGTGGTAGATGGATGCTGCGAACGGTGCGACAGCCCTGTGCGGCAAAGGGATCTGGTGCAGTGGTTCTTTCGTATCAGCGACTATGCCCAGAAGCTTCTTGACGATCTTTCGTTGCTGGAAGGATGGCCGGAGCGGGTAAAAACAATGCAGGCGAACTGGATAGGGAGAAGCGAGGGGGTGCGCATTGATTTCCGGCTGGAAGGTTCGGGAGAGATATTGCCTTGTTTCACCACACGGTCCGATACCCTTTATGGCGTTACTTTTGTCTCTTTGGCGCCGGAACATCCGGTAATTGAGCAACTAGTCATCGGTTCTCAGCGCGAGGGCGAGGTGATGGCGTTTGTTGAAAGAGCGAGAAACCAGGGGATGGTGGAACGTACGGCGGAAGATGCCGTAAAAGAGGGGATTTTTACCGGAATGTATGTTATCAATCCGGTTAATAATACAAAAGTACCCCTGTGGGTAGGAAATTATGTGCTCATGGAATATGGTACGGGCGCTGTCATGGGCGTACCTGCGCATGACCAGCGGGATTTCCTTTTTGCAAAAAAATATCATTTGCCGGTTAAGGCCGTTATTCAACCGGAAGGGGAATCATTTGACGCCGAAGCGATGAAAGAGGCCTTTACCTGTGAAGGCGTTCTGGTTAATTCTGAGGCATTTAACGGCATGCCCAATACGAGGGCAATGGTTGCGATTGCTGAGCATCTTGAAACGAAGGGGCTTGGGAAAAGGACGGTGACGTACCGGTTGCGCGACTGGCTAATATCGAGGCAGCGTTATTGGGGAACGCCTATTCCTATTATATATTGCGAGACGTGCGGAACGGTTCCTGTTCCGGAATCACAGCTTCCTGTACTTCTCCCGGAAGAAATCGAGTTTCTGCCACAAGGCATGAACCCCCTGGCAAAGATTGATTTGTTTGTCAACACGACTTGCCCTAAATGTGCAGCGCCTGCAAAGCGCGAGGTTGATACGATGGATACTTTTGTTGATTCGAGCTGGTATTTCCTCCGATACCTTTCTCCTAAGGATAATAATCAGCCTTTCGATAAAAAAAAGGTAAATGTGTGGCTGCCGGTGGATCAGTATATTGGCGGTGTGGAACACGCCATTTTGCATCTTTTATATTCACGGTTTATTACGAAGGCTCTTTATGATCTTGATTTCATCGGATGTAAAGAACCGTTTCACCATCTCTTTACACAGGGGATGATTATTAAGAATGGCGCGAAGATGTCGAAGTCAAAGGGGAATGTGGTAAGCCCTGATGTACTTATCGAAAAGTATGGCGCGGATACCCAGCGTCTTTACACCCTTTTTATAGGGCCGCCGCAGAAAGATGCAGAATGGAACGACCGGGGTGTGCCAGGAGCGCACCGGTTTCTGAACCGGCTCTGGCAAAAGGTTATAGAATTTGAAGAGAGTTATGCAAAGGTTGGGCGCACACAAATTGACATGCAAAAACTTCCCCCGAAGGCAAAGGCAATTTACCGTCAAACGAATCAGACGATTAAAAAGATTACGGATGATTTAGACACTTCGTGGCATTTTAACACGGCGATTGCCTCGATTATGGAATTACTAAATAATATTGATTCATTTAAGGTTGTTGCGCCTCGCAATACGGAAGAAGAATTGGAGTTCCGGGTTTTTAGGTATTCTATGGAAACGATTCTATTGCTCATGGCCCCGTTTGTTCCTCATATTTGTGAAGAATTATGGGAGGCGATGGGGCATAAACCCAGTATCTTCAATAATAAATGGCCAGAATACGACAAGGATGCGATTCAGGAAGAAGAGGTTGAGATTGTTATTCAGGTCAATAGTAAGGTAAGAAGCCACATTTCTGTACCGGTGGATATCAGCGATGAAAATTTAAAAGAACGTGTAATGATAGACGAAAGTGTTATTTTATGCATGAAAGGAAAGACAGAGGTCAAGACCATTATTATTCCCAAAAAACTGGTGAATATTGTGGTGAAATAG
- a CDS encoding glycosyltransferase — protein sequence MKKIAIVHDWLTGMRGGEKVLECLCELFPQSDIFTLLHIPGSVSPLIENRTIYTSFLQKLPLIKTHYRTYLPLFPLAIESFSVDAYDMVISSSHCVAKGVITPPSTLHVCYSHTPMRYVWEHYHTYFGKNKKGFMTRTAMNIFAHYLRMWDVSSSNRVDYFTANSYNVANRIKKYYRRTAKVIHPPVDCSLFTPPDTYEEGGYYLIVSAFAPYKRIDIAIEAFRELGLPLVIIGGGQEEQLIKNMAKNNIKCLGWQPGEVLKDFYRNCKALIFPGVEDFGIVPLEVQACGKPVIAYAKGGVLETVRGIYPDSESRPEMKQKQPETPTGVFFTEQTTESLLEAVRFFEHNKNIFDPLSIRKHAEGFDSLIFKEKFKRYIETII from the coding sequence ATGAAAAAAATTGCTATTGTTCACGATTGGCTCACCGGCATGCGTGGGGGGGAAAAGGTACTGGAGTGTCTCTGTGAGCTTTTCCCGCAATCAGATATATTTACTTTGCTCCATATTCCAGGGTCAGTATCGCCCTTAATAGAAAACAGGACTATCTACACCTCCTTTTTACAGAAATTACCCCTGATAAAGACACACTACCGCACATATTTGCCCTTGTTTCCACTTGCAATAGAGAGTTTCTCTGTCGATGCATACGACATGGTAATCTCCAGCAGCCATTGTGTCGCAAAAGGGGTAATTACCCCCCCTTCCACGCTTCACGTATGTTACAGCCACACCCCCATGAGGTATGTGTGGGAACACTACCATACGTATTTCGGGAAAAACAAGAAGGGATTTATGACAAGGACGGCAATGAATATCTTTGCCCATTATCTGAGGATGTGGGATGTATCGTCTTCAAACCGGGTGGATTATTTTACCGCCAACTCGTACAATGTGGCAAACCGCATTAAAAAATATTACCGAAGAACCGCAAAGGTAATTCATCCTCCAGTGGATTGTTCATTATTTACTCCACCGGATACCTATGAAGAAGGCGGCTACTATCTTATCGTATCCGCATTTGCCCCTTACAAAAGAATTGATATTGCCATTGAGGCATTCAGGGAATTGGGATTACCTCTTGTAATTATCGGAGGGGGACAGGAAGAGCAACTCATTAAAAACATGGCAAAGAATAACATTAAGTGCCTCGGCTGGCAACCGGGAGAAGTATTGAAAGATTTTTACAGAAATTGCAAGGCACTGATCTTTCCCGGAGTGGAAGATTTTGGCATTGTGCCTCTTGAGGTACAGGCATGCGGGAAACCGGTAATTGCCTATGCTAAGGGAGGTGTGCTGGAAACCGTACGTGGAATTTATCCTGACTCTGAATCCAGACCCGAAATGAAACAAAAACAGCCAGAAACACCAACAGGGGTATTTTTTACAGAACAAACAACAGAATCTCTCCTGGAGGCTGTAAGGTTTTTCGAACATAATAAAAATATATTTGATCCGCTTTCGATTCGAAAACATGCTGAAGGCTTTGATAGCCTTATATTTAAAGAAAAGTTTAAACGGTATATTGAGACAATTATTTAA
- the ltrA gene encoding group II intron reverse transcriptase/maturase, whose product MLKYHSLRDKVFSLKNLYAAFKHVKKNKGKAGLDRVSIKQFESNLDVNIMSIHQELKTAIYNPAPVLRVYIPKGRHDKRPLGIPIVKDRIVQQAFRQIIEPIFEKGFSDNSFGFRPDRCCHDAIKRLEQYKQEGYTSVLDADIMAFYDTIPHKLIMDSLREKIADGWVLNSIENMLKAGVMEDGIVHETNKGTPQGGVISPLLANLIGNIIDKELEKAGYKFVRYADDFVVMTKTKDELPAALSYVKEIIAGKLGMKLSEDKTKLTNFKRGFRFLGYDFKGKYKGISTKSLNKLKSLS is encoded by the coding sequence ATGCTTAAGTATCATTCATTAAGAGACAAGGTGTTTAGTCTGAAAAACCTTTATGCTGCTTTCAAACACGTAAAGAAGAATAAAGGCAAAGCTGGTCTTGACAGGGTAAGTATTAAGCAATTTGAGTCCAATCTTGATGTGAATATCATGAGTATCCATCAGGAACTCAAGACTGCCATATACAACCCTGCGCCTGTCCTGCGGGTATACATCCCCAAAGGCAGGCATGACAAGAGACCTCTTGGCATTCCCATTGTTAAGGACAGGATTGTACAGCAGGCGTTCAGGCAAATCATAGAGCCAATATTTGAGAAAGGATTCTCAGATAACAGCTTTGGATTTCGCCCTGACAGATGCTGTCACGATGCTATCAAACGGCTTGAACAGTATAAGCAGGAAGGGTATACCAGCGTCCTTGATGCCGATATAATGGCATTCTATGACACCATACCCCATAAGCTTATTATGGACTCCTTACGTGAGAAAATTGCTGATGGATGGGTTTTGAACAGTATTGAGAACATGCTCAAGGCAGGGGTCATGGAGGACGGCATCGTGCATGAGACAAACAAAGGCACTCCGCAAGGAGGTGTAATTTCCCCTTTGCTTGCAAACCTTATCGGTAACATCATCGACAAGGAACTTGAAAAGGCTGGATATAAGTTTGTCCGATACGCCGATGATTTCGTTGTCATGACTAAAACAAAAGATGAACTCCCAGCCGCCCTCAGCTATGTCAAAGAAATCATTGCAGGGAAACTTGGAATGAAGCTGAGCGAGGATAAAACCAAGCTCACCAACTTCAAAAGAGGTTTCAGGTTTCTCGGATACGATTTCAAGGGCAAGTATAAGGGTATAAGCACGAAATCACTGAACAAACTCAAGAGCCTGTCCTGA
- a CDS encoding helix-turn-helix domain-containing protein: MNPFLSEKTRIEFKKAHKKEPHRRHADRIKAILLLDSGWSYEEVAEALLLDDQTIRNYEKLYKDKGFDGLLSDNYVGCMPKLTCEQEEQLKDHIRKNNYSAAKEIVEYVKQTFNKTYTPEGMVHTLDRLGFTYKKTTIVPGKANPEKQKEFIENYKQLKEEKAPGDIVKQIRFSKNLHTPGPSF, translated from the coding sequence ATGAATCCATTTCTCAGTGAAAAAACCCGAATAGAATTTAAAAAAGCACATAAGAAAGAGCCTCATAGACGTCATGCCGACCGAATCAAAGCTATACTTCTTCTTGATTCAGGATGGAGTTATGAAGAAGTAGCAGAAGCGCTCTTGTTAGACGATCAAACAATCAGGAATTACGAAAAACTATACAAAGATAAAGGTTTCGACGGGCTTTTATCTGACAATTATGTTGGCTGTATGCCAAAACTCACTTGCGAACAAGAAGAACAATTAAAAGATCATATCAGGAAAAACAACTATAGCGCGGCAAAAGAAATTGTTGAATATGTAAAACAGACATTCAATAAGACCTATACACCCGAAGGAATGGTACATACCCTCGATAGATTAGGCTTTACTTACAAGAAAACCACAATAGTTCCAGGCAAAGCAAACCCTGAAAAACAAAAAGAATTTATCGAAAACTACAAACAACTCAAAGAAGAGAAAGCCCCTGGAGATATAGTCAAACAAATAAGGTTTTCGAAAAATTTACACACCCCCGGCCCCTCTTTTTAG